Proteins co-encoded in one Metabacillus sp. KUDC1714 genomic window:
- a CDS encoding ABC transporter ATP-binding protein, whose translation MLKFSSFLKPYRISMSIALLLMLTELAVELLHPLLMAKIIDEGILQEDLSVVIRWGGVMIGISLFAFASGMINSFYAAHVSQSFGFDIRKQIFVKVQQFTFENLSRFPAASLITRMTNDITQLQNTLFMGLRIMLRAPLLVIGSVIMSFFVNPVLASVFAFVIPVVIMMLIWIMKRGSHVFNKVQSMLDNVNDVLRENLIGMRLVKAYVRREHEIKRFSLATNSLRDSTVTALRMIETSMPILLFIMNIAILFILWTGRAQVVNGNVQVGEVVAIVNYGLRITSALSMFSFIIMFLSRSHASASRISEVLETKIDIESHENVHEFKHGKVTFEHVSFTYPGTDQVVLKDISFTANAGETIAVMGGTGSGKSSLFQLLPRLYEVDSGRVYIDDISIDSINMQNLRGQIGLVPQEAVLFTGSVKENVAWGKEHASFVEIIEAAQAAQIHETIEKLPAKYETRIGQKGVNLSGGQKQRMSVARALVRKPKLLLLDDSTSALDVKTEIKLLTALRDYSCTIFLITQKVSSAREADKILLLDDGVLIAEGSHEELIKTSSLYQKIYHSQMMEELTDVKATN comes from the coding sequence ATGTTAAAGTTTAGCTCATTTCTTAAACCATATCGAATATCAATGTCAATCGCACTTTTATTAATGCTTACTGAATTAGCGGTTGAACTCCTTCATCCACTTTTAATGGCGAAAATTATTGATGAAGGTATACTTCAAGAGGATCTATCCGTTGTCATACGTTGGGGCGGAGTAATGATTGGGATTTCACTTTTTGCATTTGCTTCAGGAATGATCAATTCATTTTATGCTGCACATGTAAGTCAAAGCTTTGGGTTTGATATTAGAAAGCAAATTTTTGTTAAGGTACAACAATTCACATTTGAAAATTTAAGCCGTTTTCCAGCAGCCTCTCTTATTACACGGATGACAAATGATATAACCCAGCTACAAAACACGTTATTTATGGGGCTAAGAATCATGTTGAGAGCACCTCTCCTTGTTATTGGATCGGTGATTATGTCGTTTTTCGTAAACCCAGTATTAGCAAGTGTTTTTGCTTTTGTTATTCCTGTAGTTATAATGATGCTTATTTGGATTATGAAAAGGGGTAGCCATGTATTTAATAAAGTACAATCAATGTTAGATAATGTAAATGATGTTTTACGCGAAAATTTAATTGGGATGAGATTAGTTAAAGCCTATGTCAGAAGAGAGCATGAAATAAAAAGATTTTCACTTGCTACTAATTCATTAAGAGATTCCACGGTTACTGCTTTACGGATGATTGAAACGTCAATGCCTATTTTATTGTTCATCATGAATATCGCGATTCTTTTTATATTGTGGACTGGGAGAGCACAAGTTGTAAACGGCAATGTTCAGGTAGGAGAAGTAGTTGCGATTGTAAATTATGGGCTTAGAATAACTTCAGCCTTGTCGATGTTCTCATTTATTATTATGTTTCTTTCGCGCTCTCATGCCTCAGCATCGCGGATTTCAGAGGTTTTAGAGACTAAGATTGATATTGAAAGTCATGAAAATGTACACGAGTTCAAACATGGTAAAGTAACCTTTGAACATGTTTCATTTACATACCCAGGTACAGATCAAGTTGTTCTAAAGGATATTTCATTTACTGCAAATGCAGGAGAAACAATTGCTGTAATGGGGGGGACAGGTTCTGGTAAATCATCACTTTTTCAGCTGTTACCACGGCTTTATGAAGTAGATTCAGGGAGAGTCTATATTGATGATATCTCTATTGATTCTATTAATATGCAGAACCTGCGAGGGCAAATCGGCCTTGTTCCTCAAGAAGCTGTCCTGTTTACCGGTTCAGTAAAGGAAAACGTTGCGTGGGGGAAGGAGCATGCGTCCTTCGTAGAAATAATCGAAGCGGCTCAAGCAGCACAGATTCATGAAACGATTGAAAAACTACCTGCTAAATATGAGACTAGGATAGGACAAAAAGGAGTAAATCTATCAGGAGGACAAAAGCAACGAATGTCTGTTGCAAGAGCATTAGTTCGAAAGCCTAAGCTACTTTTATTAGATGACAGTACAAGTGCATTAGATGTAAAAACAGAAATAAAGCTGTTAACGGCGTTACGTGATTATTCTTGTACGATATTTTTAATTACGCAGAAAGTTAGTTCTGCAAGGGAAGCAGATAAAATTCTGCTATTAGACGATGGTGTTTTGATTGCAGAAGGTAGTCATGAAGAATTAATAAAAACATCATCTCTTTATCAAAAGATCTATCACTCTCAGATGATGGAGGAACTAACCGATGTTAAAGCAACTAACTAG
- a CDS encoding ABC transporter ATP-binding protein produces MLKQLTSPFKYERIAVQETNVKTKQKQKVNVKSGFKTLRRLWAYLSAKRAQFTFVLFMVVASSGLGLLGPYLIGTTIDEYIVTRESEGIIFLLGGLIVVFAFHSLSLFLQNFWMIGISQYTVNQMRKDLFQHLHMLPISYFDKRQHGELMSRVTNDIENVSSTLNSSVIQVFSSILTLIGTVSVMILLSPLLTLITLLIVPLMVLGMKWITKRTGTLFKQQQKNLGELNGYIEEIISGQKMIKAYSQEEKVIASFIEKSNTLKQSGFWAQTISGFIPKVMNMLNNLSFALIAGIGGVLALNGMVTIGVIVIFAEYARQFTRPLNDLANQFNTLLSAIAGAERVFDILDEKVERDAKIDSNQLPSIKGEVVFSDVSFSYEEKEDKQTVEHVSIKASPGETIALVGPTGAGKTTLINLLSRFYDADTGVITVDGIDINQIRRDGLRKQMAFVLQDTFLFRGSILENIRYGRLDATDEEVEEAARLANADSFIRKLPHQYQSMISYDGNGISHGQKQLLAIARAMLADPKILILDEATSSIDTVTELRIQEALTRLMSGRTTFVIAHRLNTIQKADKILVLKDGRIIESGTHKELLRQRGFYFELQNRL; encoded by the coding sequence ATGTTAAAGCAACTAACTAGCCCATTTAAATATGAAAGAATAGCAGTCCAAGAAACAAATGTTAAAACTAAGCAAAAACAAAAGGTAAATGTTAAAAGTGGTTTCAAAACATTACGTAGATTATGGGCGTATTTATCTGCAAAACGAGCTCAATTTACATTTGTACTATTCATGGTAGTGGCAAGTTCAGGTCTAGGTTTACTTGGTCCGTATCTAATCGGAACAACGATTGATGAATATATTGTTACTCGGGAAAGCGAAGGTATCATCTTTTTGTTAGGTGGCCTTATTGTCGTCTTTGCTTTTCATTCACTATCATTGTTTTTGCAAAATTTCTGGATGATTGGCATTTCACAGTACACAGTAAATCAAATGAGGAAAGATTTGTTTCAGCATCTACATATGCTTCCGATTTCCTATTTCGATAAAAGACAGCATGGTGAATTAATGAGCCGTGTGACAAATGATATTGAAAATGTTAGCTCTACGTTAAATAGCTCTGTTATTCAGGTCTTCTCAAGTATATTAACGTTAATAGGTACAGTTTCGGTCATGATTTTGCTAAGTCCATTATTAACTTTGATTACTTTGCTTATTGTTCCATTAATGGTCCTTGGGATGAAGTGGATTACAAAACGAACAGGTACACTATTTAAGCAACAACAGAAAAACTTAGGGGAACTTAACGGTTATATTGAAGAAATCATCTCAGGACAAAAAATGATTAAAGCATACTCTCAAGAGGAAAAAGTGATTGCTAGTTTTATTGAGAAGAGTAACACTCTTAAACAATCAGGCTTTTGGGCACAAACAATATCAGGCTTTATTCCAAAGGTTATGAACATGTTAAACAATCTAAGCTTTGCCTTGATTGCGGGGATAGGTGGGGTGTTGGCGCTTAATGGTATGGTAACAATTGGGGTCATCGTAATCTTTGCTGAATATGCTAGACAATTTACTCGTCCATTAAATGACCTTGCTAACCAATTTAATACCCTTCTTTCTGCGATTGCCGGTGCGGAGAGGGTGTTTGATATCCTCGATGAGAAGGTAGAAAGAGATGCAAAAATTGATTCTAATCAGCTTCCTTCTATAAAAGGAGAGGTTGTTTTTTCAGATGTCTCCTTTTCATATGAAGAGAAAGAGGACAAACAAACTGTAGAGCATGTTAGTATAAAGGCATCTCCAGGTGAAACGATTGCCTTAGTTGGGCCAACTGGTGCTGGGAAAACAACATTAATCAATCTTTTATCACGATTCTATGATGCTGATACTGGAGTGATTACTGTTGATGGAATTGATATTAATCAAATTCGCCGTGATGGTCTTAGAAAGCAAATGGCCTTTGTGTTACAGGATACATTTCTTTTTAGAGGTTCAATTCTAGAAAATATTCGCTATGGAAGACTAGATGCAACAGATGAGGAAGTGGAAGAAGCGGCTAGGCTAGCAAATGCTGATTCATTTATTCGCAAGCTGCCACATCAATACCAATCTATGATTAGCTATGATGGAAATGGAATTAGTCACGGACAAAAGCAGCTCCTAGCAATTGCTAGAGCTATGCTTGCTGACCCTAAAATATTAATCTTAGATGAGGCGACAAGTAGTATAGATACAGTTACGGAATTACGAATTCAAGAGGCATTGACTCGTTTAATGTCAGGTAGGACGACCTTTGTGATTGCACATCGTCTAAACACAATCCAAAAAGCGGATAAAATTCTTGTTTTAAAAGATGGAAGGATTATTGAGAGTGGGACACATAAGGAACTTTTGCGGCAGAGAGGATTTTATTTTGAGCTTCAAAATAGACTGTAG
- a CDS encoding ABC transporter ATP-binding protein, which yields MKRVELKGVSKSYDGRENVIKEIDVTIEPGEFFVLVGPSGCGKSTMLRMIAGLEEVTGGELSIGDLVANNLQPSQRDLSMVFQNYALYPHLSVKQNITFGLHTKKIAKKEQKQRCLDAADMLGLTELLDRKPRQLSGGQRQRVALARAIVTHSPICLMDEPLSNLDAKLRAKMRSEIRQIQRRLGITMIYVTHDQTEAMTMADRMMILHNGEVQQIGRPLDIYNVPANTFVASFIGAPPMNLADGKMVEDSFLLEDNFSILINKEIVSSVPLGRKVTMGIRPESIQLAKNGQKSFFADTVNVEVLGTETLITFEVGSQQWVAKWNGQWNIEIGEQVPLFIHESDLFFFEPENGECIWYQTKGDDKRTLKEAVL from the coding sequence ATGAAACGTGTAGAGCTAAAGGGAGTTTCAAAATCCTACGATGGAAGGGAAAATGTCATTAAAGAGATTGATGTAACAATAGAGCCGGGTGAGTTCTTTGTATTAGTTGGACCATCTGGTTGTGGGAAAAGTACAATGCTTCGTATGATCGCGGGACTTGAGGAGGTTACTGGAGGAGAACTGTCTATCGGTGATCTAGTCGCAAATAATCTGCAGCCAAGTCAACGAGATTTGTCTATGGTTTTTCAAAATTATGCGCTGTATCCACATTTAAGTGTTAAACAAAATATTACCTTTGGATTACATACAAAAAAGATAGCTAAGAAGGAGCAAAAGCAAAGGTGTTTAGATGCAGCTGACATGTTAGGTTTAACTGAATTATTGGATAGAAAACCGCGACAATTATCAGGTGGACAGCGACAAAGGGTTGCACTTGCTCGAGCGATCGTTACTCATTCACCGATTTGTCTTATGGACGAGCCCTTATCAAATTTAGATGCAAAACTTCGTGCAAAGATGAGATCGGAGATTCGCCAAATTCAACGTAGACTAGGAATTACAATGATTTACGTTACACATGACCAGACTGAAGCAATGACAATGGCAGATCGCATGATGATTTTACATAACGGAGAAGTACAGCAAATCGGACGACCTTTAGATATTTATAACGTTCCTGCTAATACGTTTGTTGCCTCATTTATTGGAGCTCCGCCAATGAATCTAGCTGATGGAAAAATGGTGGAGGACTCATTTTTACTAGAGGATAATTTCTCAATTTTGATAAATAAGGAGATTGTGAGCTCGGTTCCTTTGGGCCGAAAAGTAACAATGGGAATTCGTCCAGAGAGCATTCAGCTTGCAAAGAACGGTCAAAAAAGCTTTTTTGCTGACACAGTAAATGTAGAAGTTCTTGGCACTGAAACACTTATTACTTTTGAAGTTGGTTCACAGCAATGGGTTGCAAAATGGAACGGCCAATGGAATATCGAAATTGGAGAACAGGTGCCATTATTTATTCATGAATCAGATTTATTCTTTTTTGAACCAGAAAATGGGGAATGTATTTGGTACCAAACAAAAGGTGATGATAAACGAACTCTTAAGGAGGCTGTGTTATGA
- a CDS encoding carbohydrate ABC transporter permease yields MSSLPNVSNPPIKVKERSLGKGKELPNVLVGLLYLLPSIFLFGFFLFYPMLRTLYLSFFLTDGQGVPITFIGLENFTYLLQSTSFQKSLKATMLFVVYTVPMGVILALFLALIANEKVRGIWFFRTMFSSTMGMSVAASSVIWMFMYNPSIGILNKLVSAVGISEIQWLLDPKFALISVSISTIWMNTGFAFLILLGGLQNIDEHLYENAEIAGVSYWYKLRRITIPMLSPTLFFIITVSLINSFQTFGQIDILTKGGPVESTNVIVYSIYKDAFINYNVGSASAQATILFFCILVITILQFKLGERKVHYQ; encoded by the coding sequence ATGAGTAGTTTACCAAATGTCTCCAATCCTCCAATAAAGGTGAAGGAAAGGTCACTAGGTAAAGGAAAAGAGTTGCCTAATGTACTTGTAGGGCTACTCTATTTATTACCATCTATCTTCTTATTTGGATTTTTTCTCTTTTATCCAATGCTTCGGACTTTATATTTAAGTTTTTTCTTAACTGATGGTCAAGGGGTGCCGATTACGTTCATTGGTCTTGAAAATTTTACTTATCTATTACAATCTACTAGCTTTCAAAAAAGCCTAAAGGCAACAATGCTCTTTGTTGTTTATACGGTTCCGATGGGAGTTATTCTCGCTCTATTTTTAGCGCTTATTGCAAATGAAAAGGTTAGAGGAATTTGGTTTTTTCGGACAATGTTTTCTTCAACAATGGGAATGAGTGTTGCTGCGTCTTCTGTTATCTGGATGTTTATGTATAACCCATCTATTGGTATTTTAAATAAACTCGTTAGTGCTGTAGGAATTTCAGAGATTCAATGGCTACTAGATCCAAAGTTTGCTCTTATTTCAGTGTCGATATCAACAATTTGGATGAACACTGGTTTTGCTTTTCTTATTTTATTAGGTGGGTTACAAAATATCGATGAGCATCTCTATGAAAATGCAGAGATTGCGGGTGTAAGCTATTGGTATAAACTGCGAAGGATTACAATCCCAATGCTATCACCAACACTTTTTTTTATCATCACTGTGTCATTAATAAATTCCTTTCAAACCTTTGGTCAAATAGACATCTTAACAAAGGGCGGACCTGTAGAATCAACAAATGTCATCGTTTATTCCATATACAAGGATGCCTTCATTAATTACAATGTCGGATCAGCCAGTGCTCAAGCAACAATTCTTTTCTTCTGTATATTAGTTATTACCATTCTTCAATTTAAGCTTGGAGAAAGGAAGGTGCATTATCAATGA
- a CDS encoding carbohydrate ABC transporter permease — protein sequence MSIVKKIILYGLLIISVVFMMFPIFYTFMISFMQGGEVLKGNLIPDNLTMDNYISAFEKVPLVRYLWNSFYVSMVVMIGQLLISGLAAFAFVFIPFRGRDIIFFLFISTMMIPWEATMVPNFLTVQKLGWINQPASLTIPFFALAFGTFLLRQQFKTIPNELFEASQVAGISRFRFFWNIVLPVSKTSLMTLGIYSFLTTWNMYLWPLLVTNNESVRTVQIGLKQLQSQEILTEWGVVMAAVVVVILPTLILLFLGQKSLQKGLTQGAIK from the coding sequence ATGAGCATAGTGAAAAAAATCATTTTATATGGACTTTTAATCATTTCTGTTGTGTTCATGATGTTCCCCATTTTCTACACGTTTATGATTAGCTTTATGCAAGGTGGGGAGGTTCTAAAAGGAAATCTTATCCCTGATAACTTGACAATGGATAATTATATATCAGCCTTTGAAAAGGTACCGCTTGTTCGTTATCTCTGGAATAGCTTTTACGTTTCAATGGTTGTTATGATCGGACAATTATTAATTTCAGGCTTAGCGGCATTTGCATTTGTATTCATACCGTTTAGGGGAAGGGACATTATATTCTTTTTATTCATTTCAACGATGATGATTCCTTGGGAAGCAACGATGGTTCCTAACTTTTTAACGGTTCAAAAGCTTGGATGGATAAATCAACCTGCAAGTTTAACCATTCCTTTTTTCGCATTAGCTTTTGGAACATTCTTGTTGAGGCAGCAATTCAAAACAATTCCAAACGAATTGTTTGAAGCCTCACAGGTAGCAGGGATTAGTCGATTTCGCTTCTTTTGGAATATTGTCTTACCTGTTTCCAAAACAAGCTTAATGACATTAGGAATTTATAGCTTTTTAACAACGTGGAATATGTATTTATGGCCATTGCTCGTAACAAACAATGAAAGTGTGAGAACAGTACAAATTGGTTTAAAGCAGTTACAATCACAAGAAATTTTAACTGAATGGGGGGTGGTGATGGCAGCAGTAGTTGTTGTGATACTCCCAACTCTCATTCTATTGTTTTTAGGGCAAAAAAGCCTACAAAAAGGACTAACACAAGGTGCAATCAAATGA
- a CDS encoding ABC transporter substrate-binding protein, with protein sequence MKQKFLIVLSAFLLLILGACSSTNAGTNGSGAEGEGTNTEETAGKQEVVFWHAMSGELETVLNDIVADFNESQENIEVKPIFQGTYEEALTKFNTVAGTEDAPTIMQTFEVGTKYMIDSGHVQPVQKFIDEDKYDTSQWEENISNYYSVDGEQYSMPFNSSTPILVYNKDAFKEAGLDPEKAPMTYSELKNAAKKLTKTEGGETSQYGFSILNYGWFFEEMLAEQGGHYVDNENGRSGNATKATFNDELGLNVFNLISDMHKEGTFFNVGQNWDDMRAAFQSGKIAMYLDSSAGIKAMVDNSDFEVGASYLPIPDDADREGVIIGGASVWMSSGINEDKQKAAWEFMKYLTTPEVQAEWHVKSGYFAINPAAYDQDIVKEEWKKYPQLKVTVDQLSETKKGTATQGALISVFPESRQKVVSAMESLYQGMDPKKALDQAAEETNRALEVANKKQGN encoded by the coding sequence ATGAAACAAAAATTTCTTATCGTTTTATCCGCATTTCTTTTATTGATATTAGGTGCTTGCTCTAGTACAAATGCTGGTACAAATGGATCTGGAGCAGAAGGTGAAGGAACAAACACAGAGGAAACGGCAGGAAAGCAAGAGGTTGTATTCTGGCATGCGATGAGTGGAGAGCTTGAGACAGTTTTAAATGATATTGTTGCTGACTTTAATGAATCACAAGAGAATATTGAAGTGAAGCCAATTTTTCAAGGTACATATGAAGAGGCTCTAACGAAATTTAACACAGTTGCTGGTACAGAAGATGCTCCAACCATTATGCAGACCTTTGAGGTTGGTACAAAATACATGATTGATAGTGGTCACGTACAGCCAGTCCAAAAGTTTATAGATGAAGATAAATATGATACTTCACAATGGGAAGAAAATATTTCAAATTATTACTCAGTAGATGGTGAGCAGTATTCAATGCCGTTCAATTCATCAACTCCAATCCTTGTATATAACAAAGATGCATTTAAGGAAGCAGGTTTAGACCCTGAAAAAGCACCTATGACTTATAGTGAATTGAAGAACGCTGCAAAAAAACTAACAAAAACTGAAGGTGGAGAAACAAGTCAATATGGATTTTCTATCTTAAACTACGGTTGGTTCTTTGAAGAGATGCTAGCAGAGCAAGGTGGTCATTATGTGGATAATGAAAATGGCCGTAGTGGTAATGCAACAAAAGCAACGTTTAATGATGAACTAGGTTTAAACGTATTTAATTTAATAAGTGACATGCACAAAGAGGGAACATTCTTTAATGTAGGACAAAACTGGGATGATATGCGTGCTGCGTTCCAATCAGGTAAAATTGCCATGTATTTAGATTCTTCAGCAGGTATTAAAGCGATGGTTGATAATTCTGATTTTGAAGTAGGTGCATCATACTTGCCAATCCCTGATGATGCTGATCGAGAAGGAGTTATTATCGGTGGTGCTTCAGTTTGGATGTCTAGTGGTATTAATGAAGACAAGCAAAAGGCTGCATGGGAGTTTATGAAGTATTTAACAACTCCAGAGGTGCAAGCAGAATGGCATGTGAAATCAGGTTATTTTGCAATCAACCCTGCTGCTTATGATCAAGATATCGTAAAAGAAGAGTGGAAAAAGTATCCACAGTTAAAGGTTACAGTTGATCAACTCAGTGAAACTAAGAAAGGTACAGCTACACAAGGTGCATTGATTTCTGTATTCCCTGAATCACGTCAAAAGGTTGTATCAGCAATGGAAAGCTTATATCAAGGAATGGACCCAAAGAAAGCGTTAGATCAGGCAGCTGAAGAAACAAATCGTGCATTAGAGGTCGCGAATAAAAAGCAAGGTAACTAG
- a CDS encoding alanine/glycine:cation symporter family protein produces MEQFVTGLNGILWSTPVIYILLGVGLLFSILTRFLQVRHIKEMVVLMFQGKSSEAGVSSFQALSIALSGRVGTGNIAGVATAIAFGGPGAVFWMWAIAFIGASSAYIESTLAQIYKVKQDGQYRGGPAYYIEKGIGWKWFAVLFAFAALIAMAILMPGVQSNSIALGVENAFGIPKYITGAVIVLLLAFIIFGGVKRIAHAAQIIVPFMALGYIILSVVIVLMNIQELPGVISLIFRSAFALDSAFGGLIGMAIAWGVKRGVYSNEAGQGTGPHPAAAAEVSHPAKQGLVQAFSVYIDTLFVCSATAFMILFTGMYNTEAPDGSFIVNNLEGVEAGPGYTQAAIDSVLPGFGAGFVAIALFFFAFTTIMAYYYIAETNMTYLIRGSNKKLSLLILKFVILAATYYGAVKTASLAWALGDVGLGIMVWLNVIAILILAKPAIIALKDYEQQRKQGLDPVFDPKALGIKNADYWETEYKKDKDQAS; encoded by the coding sequence TTGGAGCAATTTGTTACAGGTTTAAACGGGATTTTATGGAGTACACCAGTGATCTATATCTTACTTGGTGTAGGTTTATTGTTTTCAATTTTAACTCGTTTTCTTCAAGTGAGGCATATTAAGGAAATGGTTGTACTCATGTTTCAAGGGAAGAGCTCCGAGGCAGGTGTATCATCATTTCAGGCACTTTCAATTGCCCTTTCAGGACGAGTCGGAACAGGTAATATTGCAGGTGTTGCAACCGCAATTGCTTTTGGTGGTCCTGGTGCCGTTTTTTGGATGTGGGCGATTGCCTTTATCGGTGCATCAAGTGCATATATCGAATCAACTTTAGCACAAATTTATAAAGTAAAACAGGATGGACAATATCGTGGAGGGCCTGCTTATTACATAGAAAAGGGGATTGGTTGGAAATGGTTTGCTGTCCTTTTTGCTTTTGCAGCTCTTATCGCAATGGCAATATTAATGCCTGGTGTACAATCTAATTCTATTGCACTTGGAGTAGAAAATGCATTTGGAATTCCGAAATACATCACGGGTGCTGTTATTGTCCTTTTATTAGCTTTTATTATTTTCGGTGGAGTTAAACGAATTGCACATGCTGCTCAAATTATCGTTCCTTTTATGGCTTTAGGATATATTATTTTATCTGTTGTTATAGTGTTAATGAATATTCAAGAGTTACCAGGGGTGATTTCACTTATTTTCCGAAGTGCTTTTGCATTAGATTCTGCCTTCGGTGGATTAATCGGAATGGCCATTGCTTGGGGAGTAAAACGTGGGGTTTACTCAAATGAAGCTGGACAAGGTACTGGTCCGCATCCAGCGGCTGCTGCAGAAGTTTCACATCCGGCAAAACAAGGATTAGTACAGGCATTTTCTGTTTATATAGACACTTTATTCGTATGTTCTGCTACAGCTTTTATGATTTTATTTACTGGAATGTACAATACTGAAGCACCAGATGGATCATTTATTGTGAATAATTTGGAAGGTGTAGAGGCTGGTCCAGGGTACACACAAGCAGCAATTGACAGTGTTCTTCCAGGATTCGGTGCAGGATTTGTAGCTATAGCATTATTCTTTTTTGCCTTTACAACCATTATGGCTTATTACTATATCGCAGAAACGAATATGACTTACTTAATTCGTGGTAGCAATAAAAAGCTGTCATTGTTAATATTAAAGTTTGTAATTTTAGCTGCAACATACTATGGGGCTGTAAAAACAGCATCACTAGCATGGGCATTAGGTGATGTAGGACTTGGAATTATGGTGTGGCTCAATGTTATAGCCATTCTTATCCTTGCAAAACCAGCGATAATCGCACTAAAAGATTACGAACAACAAAGGAAACAAGGACTTGATCCAGTCTTTGATCCAAAAGCTTTAGGAATAAAAAATGCTGACTATTGGGAAACAGAATATAAAAAAGATAAAGATCAAGCATCTTAA
- a CDS encoding ABC transporter ATP-binding protein, with protein sequence MIQVHSVSKKYNKHFAVNDLSLTVNKGSIYGLLGSNGAGKTSLLKMIAGINRQDKGTIKIDNITAYENVAIKERVVFIPDLLYFFPQATVAQMASQYKEYYPSWSQERFEQLTPAFNIELNRKVHRLSKGMKRQVAFWLVLSAMPDVLILDEPIDGLDPVMRQKIKNLLFQDVAEREMTVLISSHNLREIEDLCDHVGIMHQGKIIIEKEIDDLKSDTHKVQLALSDPTHEEHLLNKLNILHHEKRGSVLLLIVRGNEEQIKKAIHSTSVILFDLLPLTLEEIFIYEMEDVGYEIEKILL encoded by the coding sequence ATGATACAGGTTCATTCCGTTAGTAAAAAATATAATAAACACTTTGCTGTAAATGATCTTTCACTGACAGTAAATAAAGGGTCAATTTATGGTTTACTAGGCTCTAATGGAGCAGGTAAAACCTCTCTTTTAAAAATGATTGCAGGAATTAACCGTCAGGATAAAGGGACGATTAAAATTGATAACATAACTGCCTATGAAAATGTAGCAATAAAAGAACGGGTTGTTTTTATTCCAGATTTGCTTTATTTTTTCCCACAAGCTACTGTTGCACAAATGGCTTCCCAATATAAAGAATATTATCCTAGCTGGAGCCAAGAGCGATTTGAACAACTTACGCCTGCATTTAATATTGAATTAAATCGAAAAGTTCACCGCTTATCTAAGGGAATGAAGCGTCAGGTAGCATTTTGGCTCGTACTATCCGCAATGCCCGATGTCTTAATTTTAGATGAACCGATCGATGGACTTGACCCTGTTATGAGACAAAAAATCAAAAACCTACTATTTCAGGATGTTGCTGAGCGGGAAATGACTGTTCTCATTTCATCTCATAACCTTCGTGAAATTGAGGATCTATGCGACCATGTTGGTATCATGCACCAGGGGAAAATCATTATTGAGAAGGAAATTGATGATTTAAAATCTGATACACATAAAGTCCAACTTGCATTGTCAGATCCTACTCATGAAGAGCACCTTTTAAATAAATTAAACATCTTACACCACGAAAAAAGAGGAAGTGTTTTGCTTCTTATTGTTAGAGGCAATGAAGAACAAATAAAAAAAGCTATACATTCTACAAGTGTTATTCTATTTGATCTATTACCATTAACACTTGAAGAGATATTCATTTACGAAATGGAGGATGTCGGATATGAAATCGAAAAAATCCTTCTTTAA
- a CDS encoding GntR family transcriptional regulator translates to MFQLDVRSRKPIYEQLVDKIKELIINRILKPDEQLPSVRMLSSQLTVNPNTIQRAYRELENQGYIYSIKGKGNFVAAIELKPNEQKLAELKTDLKRLIAEAIYLGLTKDDIYVLFHEAHQQTKGINSDDTGSFR, encoded by the coding sequence ATGTTTCAATTAGATGTAAGAAGCAGGAAACCCATTTATGAGCAATTAGTCGATAAGATTAAAGAGCTTATTATTAATCGGATTCTTAAGCCTGACGAACAATTACCTTCAGTCAGAATGCTTTCTAGTCAATTAACAGTAAATCCAAATACGATTCAGCGAGCTTACCGCGAACTCGAAAACCAAGGGTACATTTATTCTATTAAAGGCAAAGGTAATTTTGTCGCAGCAATTGAGCTAAAACCCAATGAACAGAAATTAGCCGAACTTAAAACAGATTTAAAAAGGCTTATTGCAGAAGCCATTTATTTAGGTTTAACAAAAGATGATATTTATGTACTGTTTCATGAAGCACATCAACAAACAAAGGGGATAAACAGTGATGATACAGGTTCATTCCGTTAG